In Mycobacterium sp. JS623, one genomic interval encodes:
- a CDS encoding RsiV family protein has translation MRIFNVAVLVAAVAIFGSSGVASAAPKDYCADLKGGNTGRTCEIQLADAGYNVNISIPLDYPDQKSVADYIAQTRDGFLNVAKSGAPRDTPYELNITPTEYNSAVPPRGTQAVVFKVYQNVGGAHPQTMYKAFNWDQSYRKAIIWTAAPDDKNNTPLWRVDDPLKVVGPIVQAELQKQMAPPPPAAPPAAPAQPGQPAPTTSPVATPPPAPAAPPVAIAPAALYNPNNYQNFAIVNDGVIFFFDQGTLLPEAAGATQVLVPRSAIDPMIA, from the coding sequence ATGCGCATCTTCAATGTGGCCGTGCTCGTCGCGGCCGTCGCCATCTTCGGCTCTTCGGGCGTGGCGTCGGCCGCGCCGAAGGACTACTGCGCCGATCTGAAGGGCGGCAACACGGGCCGGACGTGTGAGATCCAGCTCGCCGACGCCGGCTACAACGTCAACATCAGCATCCCGCTGGACTACCCCGACCAGAAGTCGGTGGCCGACTACATCGCCCAAACGCGCGACGGGTTCCTCAACGTGGCCAAATCCGGCGCGCCGCGCGACACGCCGTATGAGCTGAACATCACGCCAACGGAATACAACTCGGCAGTGCCGCCGCGGGGCACGCAGGCCGTGGTGTTCAAGGTGTACCAAAACGTCGGCGGTGCGCATCCGCAGACGATGTACAAGGCGTTCAACTGGGACCAGAGCTATCGCAAGGCGATCATCTGGACGGCTGCACCGGACGATAAGAACAACACGCCGTTGTGGCGCGTCGACGATCCGCTGAAGGTCGTGGGCCCGATCGTGCAGGCTGAGCTGCAGAAGCAGATGGCACCGCCGCCGCCGGCCGCGCCGCCCGCGGCGCCTGCGCAGCCCGGTCAGCCAGCGCCGACCACCTCGCCCGTGGCGACTCCGCCGCCCGCGCCCGCGGCGCCGCCGGTGGCGATCGCACCTGCGGCGCTGTACAACCCGAACAACTATCAGAATTTCGCGATAGTCAACGACGGGGTGATTTTCTTCTTCGATCAGGGGACGCTGCTGCCGGAGGCGGCTGGCGCCACGCAGGTGCTGGTGCCCCGGTCGGCGATCGACCCGATGATTGCGTAA
- a CDS encoding acyltransferase family protein, whose product MPLTTPASDARQVVDNTPAGRDRAVDFIRIAALFVVMFGHCALLLATIDTGGLRIGNLLGELPAIAPITWVVQVMPLFFLAGGAAAAYGWHTGTRWGTWLFTRAQRLCRPVFWYLAAWSAGLVIARMTLGAESAEGLGRECVALLWFLGVYLVALAFVPALTRLRTGGGVAAAIALLLTAAAAFDAVRIAVGVPMSAVANFLIVWLIPVVIGVAYARRLITVRLAWAVAASAFTAQVVLAITGPYDVSLVVTGAERMSNVSPPTFLLALHCTWMSFAFVATASVIRRWTTRPRIWRAVVVGNGGAMTLYLWHIPAIAIAAFTLNSFGVDAYDVHAQGFWTHLALRAVVFAVVMALMFRLLSPLEHRRLPWWDAPVGANGTRATVAGALVCFSGAAVLLLAKNGLDDAIGATAVGSFIAALAVARVAATPRARVR is encoded by the coding sequence ATGCCGCTCACCACGCCCGCATCCGATGCCCGCCAGGTCGTCGACAACACACCGGCCGGCCGCGACCGCGCCGTCGACTTCATCCGCATCGCGGCACTCTTCGTTGTCATGTTCGGACATTGCGCGCTGCTGCTCGCCACGATCGACACCGGCGGACTGCGCATCGGCAACCTACTCGGCGAGCTCCCCGCGATCGCGCCGATCACCTGGGTCGTCCAGGTGATGCCCCTGTTCTTTCTCGCGGGCGGCGCTGCTGCCGCTTACGGCTGGCATACCGGAACCCGATGGGGCACATGGCTATTCACCAGGGCCCAGCGCCTCTGCCGACCCGTGTTCTGGTACCTCGCGGCATGGTCGGCCGGCCTTGTGATCGCGCGCATGACCCTCGGCGCTGAATCAGCAGAGGGGCTCGGCCGCGAGTGCGTCGCGCTGCTGTGGTTTCTCGGCGTCTACCTTGTCGCGCTCGCGTTCGTCCCCGCCCTGACCCGGTTGCGCACGGGTGGCGGAGTCGCGGCCGCAATCGCATTGCTTCTGACCGCCGCAGCGGCATTCGACGCTGTCCGGATCGCTGTCGGCGTGCCCATGTCCGCCGTCGCCAACTTCTTGATCGTCTGGCTCATCCCCGTTGTGATCGGGGTGGCCTACGCGCGTCGGCTGATCACTGTCCGCTTGGCATGGGCCGTGGCTGCCTCGGCATTCACCGCGCAGGTGGTGCTGGCGATCACCGGCCCCTACGACGTGTCTTTGGTCGTGACCGGCGCCGAGCGGATGTCGAATGTATCTCCGCCGACGTTCCTGCTCGCTCTGCACTGCACGTGGATGTCGTTCGCGTTCGTCGCTACCGCCAGCGTGATCCGCCGATGGACTACGCGGCCTCGAATCTGGCGGGCGGTCGTCGTCGGCAACGGGGGAGCGATGACTCTCTACCTGTGGCACATCCCCGCCATCGCAATCGCAGCGTTTACGCTCAACTCCTTCGGAGTTGACGCGTATGACGTTCATGCGCAAGGGTTTTGGACCCACTTAGCGCTGCGAGCGGTCGTCTTCGCGGTCGTCATGGCCCTGATGTTCCGACTGCTCTCACCGCTCGAACATCGCCGACTGCCGTGGTGGGATGCGCCCGTCGGCGCCAACGGCACCCGTGCGACCGTCGCCGGTGCGCTGGTGTGTTTCTCAGGCGCCGCGGTCCTGTTGCTCGCCAAGAACGGGCTTGACGATGCCATCGGCGCGACGGCCGTTGGCAGCTTCATCGCTGCCTTGGCCGTCGCGCGCGTAGCGGCTACGCCCCGAGCGCGGGTCCGATAG
- a CDS encoding pseudouridine synthase codes for MGASEGVRLQKVLSQAGIASRRVAEKMILDGRVEVDDRIVTELGTRVDPDVSVIRVDGARVTLDDTLVHLAINKPRGMHSTMSDDRGRPCIGDLVEHRVRGNKRLFHVGRLDADTEGLMLLTNDGELAHRLMHPSFEVPKTYLATVDGAVPRGLGRKLRDGIELDDGPARVDDFALVDKVPGKTLVRVTLHEGRKRIVRRMLAAVGHPVLELVRTDIGSVSLGDQRPGSIRVLSRKEVGELYKAVGL; via the coding sequence ATGGGCGCCTCTGAAGGCGTGCGTCTGCAGAAAGTGTTGTCGCAGGCCGGAATTGCGTCGCGCCGCGTCGCCGAGAAGATGATTCTCGACGGGCGTGTAGAAGTCGACGACAGGATCGTCACCGAACTGGGCACGCGCGTGGACCCAGATGTGTCGGTGATCCGCGTCGACGGGGCACGGGTGACTCTCGATGACACGTTGGTGCATCTGGCGATCAACAAGCCTCGCGGAATGCACTCGACCATGTCCGACGACCGGGGGCGGCCATGTATCGGCGACCTTGTCGAGCATCGAGTCCGGGGCAACAAAAGGTTGTTTCACGTCGGTCGGCTCGACGCCGACACCGAAGGGCTGATGTTGCTGACCAACGACGGCGAGCTGGCGCACCGGTTGATGCACCCGTCGTTCGAGGTGCCCAAGACGTACCTGGCGACGGTCGACGGCGCCGTGCCGCGCGGGCTGGGCCGTAAGCTGCGCGACGGGATCGAGTTGGACGACGGGCCTGCACGGGTCGACGATTTCGCGTTGGTGGACAAGGTGCCCGGCAAGACGCTGGTGCGGGTGACGCTGCACGAGGGCCGCAAGCGGATCGTGCGACGGATGCTGGCTGCGGTCGGCCATCCGGTGCTGGAGTTGGTGCGCACCGACATCGGGTCGGTGTCTTTAGGCGACCAGCGGCCGGGAAGCATCCGGGTGTTGAGCCGCAAGGAGGTAGGGGAGTTGTACAAGGCGGTGGGCCTGTGA
- a CDS encoding transglycosylase SLT domain-containing protein, protein MLDEPREPGPTGAQPRLAADPAQLADDLVADEQVLHDPSASGAALVEAARRQQAAYRAIGRHPEWDEVTRARIPASMLGVYDLNVDARRQLGTLAHATDTVPAWRIEAPAPAAELLSDYREAESASGVGWNYLAAINLIETRLGRINGVSTAGAQGPMQFMPSTFAAYGEGGDINSPRDSIMAAGRMLAANGFATDRDHAIYRYNNANAYVQAVNDYAAVLAADPTAFTGYYRWEVYYPTTAGDVLLPIGFVATEPIPAGEYLATHPQ, encoded by the coding sequence ATGCTCGACGAACCGAGGGAGCCGGGGCCTACGGGCGCGCAACCCAGGCTGGCGGCGGATCCGGCGCAGTTGGCCGACGATCTGGTCGCCGACGAACAGGTCCTGCATGACCCGTCGGCGTCGGGGGCGGCTTTGGTGGAAGCGGCTCGCCGACAGCAGGCGGCTTATCGCGCCATTGGGCGCCACCCCGAGTGGGACGAGGTCACGCGCGCGCGAATTCCGGCGTCGATGCTTGGGGTTTACGACCTCAATGTGGATGCCCGTCGGCAGCTTGGGACGTTGGCACATGCGACGGACACCGTGCCGGCGTGGCGCATTGAGGCTCCGGCCCCGGCTGCGGAGCTCTTGAGTGACTACCGCGAGGCGGAGTCGGCGTCGGGTGTGGGCTGGAACTACTTGGCGGCGATCAATCTGATCGAGACGCGCTTGGGGCGAATCAACGGTGTGAGCACGGCTGGCGCACAAGGTCCCATGCAGTTCATGCCGTCGACGTTCGCGGCTTATGGAGAAGGCGGCGACATCAACTCGCCCCGAGACAGCATCATGGCGGCCGGTCGAATGTTGGCCGCCAATGGCTTTGCCACCGACCGTGATCACGCGATCTACCGGTACAACAACGCGAACGCGTACGTGCAGGCGGTCAACGACTACGCGGCGGTGCTCGCGGCCGACCCGACAGCATTCACCGGCTATTACCGGTGGGAGGTCTACTACCCGACGACCGCCGGTGACGTGCTGCTGCCGATCGGTTTCGTTGCGACCGAGCCGATCCCGGCCGGCGAGTACCTGGCGACGCACCCGCAGTAA
- a CDS encoding TetR/AcrR family transcriptional regulator: protein MKRAEVVREYGGISATDRRAERRRKLLAAGRRTWGESGVTEVTVRGVCNEAGLTSRYFYEQFPNREALLFAISDDVRDQLLEALLVAGIGDPGTLGDKLRSALTAFLDIIAADPHVHRIATGDVSSVPGLAQHRTQILDMITDLVIQHAPDVLSGETPNPADLRRSALFMVGGVNQLIEAWLENPQETTDEVAAVCADLCVAVVRGITRSI, encoded by the coding sequence ATGAAGCGCGCGGAGGTGGTGCGCGAATACGGCGGTATCAGCGCAACCGACCGCCGCGCCGAACGCCGCCGAAAGCTGCTCGCTGCCGGCCGGCGCACCTGGGGCGAGTCGGGAGTCACCGAGGTGACGGTCCGCGGGGTTTGCAATGAGGCGGGGTTGACCTCGCGCTATTTCTACGAGCAGTTCCCGAACCGCGAGGCGCTGCTATTTGCGATCTCCGACGACGTGCGGGATCAACTGCTCGAGGCGCTCCTTGTCGCCGGGATCGGCGACCCAGGGACGCTCGGCGACAAACTTCGATCAGCGCTGACGGCGTTCCTGGACATCATCGCCGCCGACCCGCACGTGCACCGCATCGCTACCGGCGACGTGAGCAGCGTTCCGGGCCTGGCGCAGCACCGCACGCAAATCCTCGACATGATCACCGATCTGGTCATCCAGCATGCCCCTGACGTCTTGAGCGGGGAAACCCCGAATCCCGCCGACTTGCGGCGAAGCGCGTTGTTCATGGTCGGCGGCGTGAACCAACTCATCGAAGCGTGGCTGGAGAATCCGCAGGAGACCACGGACGAAGTGGCGGCCGTGTGCGCTGACCTCTGCGTGGCCGTGGTTCGCGGCATCACCCGGTCGATCTGA
- a CDS encoding oxygenase MpaB family protein has translation MTIPARHPERPLAVPALVRLFALLLGLREPTPEQWRRLGEQLTAGDEPMDRLVEWMPTAGMHEARALFERASAVGIENVPEAPEPLREFFIRVESAPEWVDWDKVRKGQRALRIGGADGMYVARDVSLLGGYQFSGFNKTLLRTGALEKGSNRRFAETMQWAMDVISDGGLVPFGIGYRSTLRVRLIHALVRRHIAAMPDWRTDEWGLPVNQTDMAATLVGALVAPPAGAMGMGLLPGPGDLDAIAHLTRYVGWLIGVQDEWLPHNFRDGIRVLFHTATALSKPDDSTQQLSVPMAEDPLSWHYRSVSGLRRRLAWAQHLSVTSGFLGPRAMRTLGLAYMPPWYPLLRIPVNVGRSVAALILPGGRNRAASRGQREQKTLLHTIIGDAEAKIGDSASHMSSVV, from the coding sequence ATGACCATTCCGGCTCGCCATCCCGAACGGCCGCTCGCGGTTCCGGCCCTTGTTCGGTTGTTCGCACTGCTCCTGGGTTTGCGCGAGCCGACACCGGAGCAGTGGCGCAGGCTCGGCGAGCAGCTGACTGCCGGCGACGAACCGATGGATCGACTCGTCGAGTGGATGCCGACTGCGGGCATGCATGAGGCGCGGGCCCTGTTCGAGAGGGCGAGCGCCGTGGGCATCGAGAACGTGCCCGAAGCGCCAGAGCCGTTGCGCGAGTTCTTCATTCGCGTTGAGTCAGCACCCGAATGGGTCGACTGGGACAAGGTGCGCAAAGGGCAACGCGCGCTGCGGATCGGTGGCGCCGACGGCATGTACGTCGCGCGCGACGTATCACTGCTCGGCGGCTATCAGTTCTCCGGATTCAACAAGACCCTGCTGCGGACGGGTGCGCTGGAGAAGGGCTCGAACCGGCGGTTCGCTGAGACGATGCAGTGGGCGATGGACGTCATCTCCGACGGTGGCCTGGTCCCGTTCGGAATCGGTTACCGTTCCACGCTGCGTGTGCGGCTGATCCACGCGTTGGTGCGCCGGCATATCGCGGCCATGCCGGACTGGCGCACCGACGAGTGGGGTCTGCCGGTGAATCAGACCGATATGGCCGCGACGCTGGTCGGCGCGCTCGTCGCCCCGCCTGCGGGCGCGATGGGGATGGGGCTCCTGCCCGGGCCTGGCGACCTTGACGCCATCGCGCACCTGACTCGCTATGTCGGCTGGCTGATCGGCGTGCAGGACGAATGGTTGCCCCATAACTTCCGCGATGGCATCCGCGTGCTCTTTCATACGGCTACCGCACTCTCGAAGCCCGACGACTCTACGCAGCAGTTGTCGGTGCCGATGGCCGAGGACCCGCTGTCGTGGCACTACCGCAGCGTGTCAGGCCTGCGCCGTCGCCTGGCATGGGCCCAGCACCTGTCGGTGACGAGCGGTTTCCTTGGGCCGCGGGCGATGCGCACGCTCGGCCTGGCCTACATGCCGCCCTGGTATCCGCTGTTACGGATTCCGGTCAACGTCGGCCGCAGCGTCGCGGCATTGATATTGCCCGGCGGTAGGAATCGTGCGGCATCCCGCGGTCAGCGAGAGCAAAAAACGTTGCTGCACACCATCATCGGCGATGCCGAAGCGAAGATTGGTGACTCGGCGTCACACATGAGCAGCGTCGTATAG
- a CDS encoding GMC oxidoreductase: MRHRRELADGQLGTHDQIPPCPRREGRTVRTAELSAPCRVVGLTGTYYHPVGTCAMGTGPGAVVGPDLRVHGLTGGAGGRRVGHAADRASEHECGRVHDRRTAADLIHAIAAQRIPVPLDVQDSTLGRQRASARPQPHCR; this comes from the coding sequence GTGCGTCACCGTCGCGAACTCGCCGATGGTCAGTTGGGAACCCATGACCAAATTCCTCCTTGTCCCCGCCGGGAAGGCCGGACTGTCCGCACTGCAGAACTTAGCGCTCCTTGCCGCGTCGTCGGCCTGACCGGCACCTACTACCATCCGGTCGGCACATGCGCGATGGGCACCGGACCCGGTGCAGTCGTCGGACCCGATCTGCGGGTACACGGACTGACCGGGGGTGCGGGTGGCCGACGCGTCGGTCATGCCGCAGACCGCGCCAGTGAACACGAATGCGGCCGCGTTCATGATCGACGAACGGCCGCCGATCTCATCCACGCCATTGCAGCGCAACGGATTCCGGTGCCGCTGGACGTTCAGGACAGCACCCTCGGGCGGCAGCGGGCATCGGCGCGACCACAGCCTCACTGTCGATAG
- a CDS encoding GyrI-like domain-containing protein → MTVFRPVRMPRPSGRIGVLELPAADLAITAHAGPHDDIDVTYGRLGSWVVTHALAVDGPIQETYRVGPRDTDDPSRWRTEIGWPVFRLAPAGADRRLGGHETERRAASPTRSATASG, encoded by the coding sequence ATGACGGTCTTCCGGCCGGTGCGTATGCCCCGGCCATCCGGTCGGATCGGCGTCCTGGAGCTCCCGGCAGCCGACCTCGCCATCACCGCCCATGCCGGGCCCCACGACGACATCGATGTCACCTATGGCCGCCTCGGTTCCTGGGTCGTCACTCATGCGTTGGCCGTCGACGGACCGATACAGGAGACCTACCGGGTCGGGCCTCGTGACACCGACGACCCGTCCAGGTGGCGAACAGAGATCGGCTGGCCCGTCTTTCGGCTCGCCCCGGCTGGCGCGGACCGGCGCCTCGGTGGCCATGAGACGGAGAGGCGCGCGGCTTCGCCGACCAGATCGGCGACTGCCTCGGGCTGA
- a CDS encoding sulfite exporter TauE/SafE family protein — translation MPVSHMILIALAGVGAGAINAIVGSGTLITFPTLVALGYPPVTATMSNAVGLVAGGVSGTWGYRRELRGQWHRLRWQIPASLIGALLGSWLLLHLPETVFEKVVPVLLVLALGLVVIGPKIQEWARRRAELSGQSPEHVSGRRMAALVFGTFAIGIYGGYFTAAQGIMLIAAMSALLPEDMQRMNAAKNLLSLLVNIVAAVAYTVVAFDRISWAAAGLIAAGSLIGGFLGAHYGRRLSPTALRTAIVMVGAIGLYRLVTV, via the coding sequence ATGCCCGTCTCCCACATGATCCTGATCGCCCTGGCAGGCGTCGGGGCGGGAGCCATCAACGCGATCGTCGGCTCGGGCACGCTGATCACCTTCCCGACTTTGGTGGCCCTGGGCTATCCGCCGGTGACGGCGACGATGTCGAATGCGGTCGGGCTGGTGGCAGGCGGTGTGTCGGGCACGTGGGGGTATCGGCGCGAGCTGCGTGGGCAGTGGCATCGGCTGCGGTGGCAGATCCCGGCGTCGTTGATTGGCGCGTTGTTGGGGTCCTGGCTGCTGCTGCACCTGCCGGAGACGGTGTTCGAGAAGGTCGTGCCGGTGCTCCTGGTGCTGGCCTTAGGACTCGTCGTGATCGGGCCGAAGATCCAGGAGTGGGCGCGGCGGCGAGCCGAGTTGTCCGGCCAGTCCCCGGAACATGTGAGCGGCCGGCGGATGGCGGCGCTGGTGTTCGGGACGTTCGCGATCGGGATCTACGGCGGCTACTTCACGGCGGCGCAGGGCATCATGCTGATCGCGGCTATGAGTGCGCTGCTGCCGGAAGACATGCAGCGGATGAATGCGGCGAAAAACCTGCTCTCGCTGTTGGTGAACATCGTGGCGGCGGTGGCGTACACGGTGGTCGCATTCGACCGGATCAGCTGGGCGGCGGCGGGATTGATTGCGGCGGGTTCGTTGATCGGTGGGTTCTTGGGCGCACATTACGGGCGGCGGCTGTCGCCGACGGCACTGCGGACGGCGATTGTGATGGTCGGCGCGATCGGGCTCTATCGACTGGTAACCGTTTAG
- a CDS encoding MerR family transcriptional regulator: MGSQLTIGEFATVTHLSVRTLRRYHEAALLEPATVDPFSGYRYYEPEQIPIAQVIHQLRRLDVPLAEVRSILATDDPQQRAEVIASHLRRLEAELNRTQAAVVSLRRLLRPDPADIHVELRSMPARTVAAISDHVRLNDSLSWYDAAMTELDRRSRPRNAQDPPADTMRTRCSRTALG; the protein is encoded by the coding sequence ATGGGTTCCCAACTGACCATCGGCGAGTTCGCGACGGTGACGCACCTGAGCGTGCGGACGTTGCGGCGCTACCACGAGGCCGCACTCCTCGAACCCGCGACTGTCGACCCCTTCTCGGGCTACCGCTATTACGAGCCCGAGCAGATCCCGATCGCGCAGGTCATTCATCAGCTCCGGCGGCTCGACGTGCCGCTGGCAGAGGTTCGTTCGATCCTGGCCACCGACGATCCGCAGCAGCGGGCCGAGGTGATCGCCAGCCACCTCCGCCGCCTGGAAGCCGAGCTGAACCGAACCCAGGCCGCCGTGGTATCGCTACGTCGGCTTTTGCGCCCGGATCCAGCCGACATTCACGTCGAGCTCCGGTCGATGCCCGCTCGGACCGTCGCCGCGATCAGTGATCATGTGCGCCTGAATGATTCGCTCAGCTGGTACGACGCAGCGATGACGGAACTGGACCGGCGTTCCCGCCCGAGGAACGCACAGGACCCCCCGGCGGACACTATGCGAACGCGCTGTTCGCGCACGGCGCTGGGGTGA
- the cmk gene encoding (d)CMP kinase: protein MSSSLVVAVDGPAGTGKSSVSRGLARSLDARYLDTGAMYRIVTLAVLRAGVSLEDVEAIGAAAASADLAVGYDPDEDRSYLAGEDVSVEIRGDEVTKAVSAVSAVPVVRTRLVQLQRELAAGQGSVVVEGRDIGTVVLPNADVKIFLTASAEERARRRNDQNIASGLASDYDAVLADVERRDHLDSTRAVSPLRAADDAVVVDTSDMTESQVVIHLLELVKQRAGASR, encoded by the coding sequence GTGAGCTCCTCATTGGTGGTCGCAGTCGACGGACCTGCGGGCACTGGAAAGTCTTCAGTGTCAAGGGGTTTAGCCCGATCGCTGGATGCCCGCTACCTGGACACCGGCGCGATGTACCGGATCGTGACACTGGCGGTTTTGCGCGCCGGAGTCTCGCTGGAGGACGTCGAAGCCATCGGTGCGGCAGCGGCGTCGGCGGACCTTGCCGTCGGGTATGACCCGGATGAAGACCGCTCTTATCTTGCAGGAGAAGACGTTTCGGTCGAGATCCGTGGCGACGAAGTGACCAAGGCGGTATCGGCGGTGTCAGCGGTTCCCGTCGTGCGGACGCGGTTGGTGCAATTGCAGCGCGAGTTGGCGGCGGGCCAGGGCAGCGTCGTGGTCGAGGGCCGCGACATCGGGACGGTCGTGCTGCCCAACGCCGACGTGAAGATCTTCCTGACCGCGTCGGCCGAGGAGCGTGCGCGACGCCGCAACGACCAGAACATCGCGTCCGGGCTGGCCTCCGACTACGACGCGGTGCTGGCCGACGTCGAGCGGCGTGATCATCTGGATTCGACGCGGGCGGTGTCGCCGTTGCGTGCCGCAGACGATGCGGTGGTGGTCGACACCAGCGACATGACCGAGTCGCAGGTCGTGATTCATCTGCTGGAACTGGTCAAGCAGCGGGCCGGGGCGTCGCGATGA
- a CDS encoding nuclear transport factor 2 family protein, protein MTNTDTTWDALPAVVTTYLTAHQTRDVATAISTFTADVAVTDEGRTVQGRRDIGAWLHSAGSGYIFTTNFAGADVPDPEHVDVVQRLEGDFPGGVVDLHYRFTLDGDLISGLVIEP, encoded by the coding sequence ATGACCAACACCGACACCACTTGGGATGCGTTGCCCGCCGTGGTGACCACGTACCTGACCGCTCACCAGACTCGGGATGTGGCCACTGCCATCAGCACCTTCACCGCCGACGTCGCCGTCACCGACGAGGGTCGCACCGTCCAGGGACGGCGGGACATCGGCGCCTGGCTGCACAGCGCAGGCAGCGGGTACATTTTCACCACCAACTTCGCCGGCGCCGATGTGCCCGATCCTGAGCATGTAGACGTAGTCCAGCGCCTGGAAGGCGACTTCCCGGGTGGGGTGGTCGATCTGCATTACCGGTTCACCCTGGACGGCGATCTGATCAGCGGACTCGTGATCGAGCCCTGA
- the der gene encoding ribosome biogenesis GTPase Der, with product MSEGTWADESDWELGAEEVAEAIEEAAAPPPVVAIVGRPNVGKSTLVNRILGRREAVVQDVPGVTRDRVSYDALWSGRRFVVQDTGGWEPDAKGLQQLVAEQASVAMRTADAIVFVVDSTVGATTADEAAARLLQRSGKPVFLAANKVDNERGEADAAELWSLGLGEPNPVSAIHGRGVADLLDKVTEALPAVSEMASGGGGPRRVALIGKPNVGKSSLLNRLAGDERSVVHDVAGTTVDPVDSLIEMDGKVWRFVDTAGLRRKVGQASGHEFYASVRTHGAIDAAEVAIVLIDASQPLTEQDQRVLTMVIEAGRALVLAFNKWDLVDEDRRYLLDREIDLQLSQLQWAPRVNISAKTGRAVQKLVPALETSLHSWDTRVPTGRLNTFFKEVVAATPPPVRGGKQPRILFATQATARPPTFVLFTTGFLEAGYRRFLERRLRETFGFEGSPIRINVRVREKRGARSR from the coding sequence ATGAGCGAGGGCACCTGGGCCGATGAATCCGATTGGGAGCTCGGCGCGGAAGAGGTTGCCGAGGCGATCGAAGAGGCTGCGGCACCACCACCCGTGGTGGCGATCGTTGGTCGTCCGAACGTCGGCAAGTCGACGTTGGTGAACCGGATTCTTGGCCGTCGCGAAGCCGTGGTGCAGGACGTTCCTGGTGTAACGCGCGACCGAGTGTCATATGACGCGCTGTGGTCTGGGCGGCGGTTCGTCGTGCAGGACACCGGCGGCTGGGAGCCGGACGCAAAAGGCTTGCAGCAGTTGGTAGCCGAGCAGGCGTCTGTCGCGATGCGGACCGCTGATGCGATCGTCTTCGTGGTCGATTCGACGGTGGGGGCGACGACGGCGGACGAGGCCGCGGCTCGCCTGCTGCAGCGGTCGGGCAAGCCAGTCTTCTTGGCGGCCAATAAAGTTGACAACGAACGCGGTGAGGCCGATGCGGCGGAGCTGTGGTCGTTGGGGCTGGGGGAGCCCAATCCTGTCAGTGCGATACACGGCCGCGGCGTAGCCGATCTGCTCGACAAGGTGACCGAGGCGCTGCCCGCGGTGTCCGAGATGGCGTCGGGCGGCGGGGGCCCACGTCGAGTTGCATTGATAGGCAAGCCAAATGTTGGCAAGAGCTCGCTGCTGAACCGGCTGGCCGGCGACGAACGCTCGGTGGTGCACGACGTGGCGGGCACAACGGTCGACCCGGTGGACTCGCTGATCGAAATGGACGGCAAGGTCTGGCGTTTCGTTGACACCGCGGGGTTGCGCCGCAAAGTCGGGCAGGCCAGCGGGCACGAGTTCTATGCGTCGGTGCGCACGCACGGCGCGATCGACGCCGCCGAGGTGGCGATCGTGTTGATCGATGCGTCGCAGCCGCTGACCGAGCAGGACCAGCGCGTGCTGACGATGGTGATCGAAGCGGGCCGGGCGCTGGTGTTGGCGTTCAACAAGTGGGATCTGGTCGACGAGGACCGGCGCTATCTGCTGGACCGCGAGATCGACTTGCAGCTGTCGCAGTTGCAGTGGGCACCGAGGGTCAACATTTCGGCGAAGACGGGCCGGGCGGTGCAGAAGCTGGTGCCCGCGCTGGAGACATCGCTGCATTCGTGGGACACCCGGGTGCCGACGGGCCGGCTGAACACGTTCTTCAAGGAGGTCGTGGCGGCGACGCCGCCGCCTGTGCGCGGAGGTAAGCAGCCGCGAATTCTGTTCGCCACGCAGGCGACTGCGCGCCCGCCGACGTTTGTGTTGTTCACCACAGGTTTTCTCGAGGCTGGCTACCGGCGGTTCCTTGAGCGGCGGTTACGCGAGACGTTCGGCTTCGAGGGCAGCCCGATCAGGATCAACGTAAGGGTTCGGGAGAAGCGCGGGGCTAGGTCTCGCTGA